The Tachysurus fulvidraco isolate hzauxx_2018 chromosome 26, HZAU_PFXX_2.0, whole genome shotgun sequence genome segment CATATGATAGGCTAATACAAATCATGAATCTGATCTCAGTTTGCTTTAGtatttaaaattgaaaataaatttaaattaaaatagatttCAAACTAATTTGGCTTGATGATGTCATACAGCATTTGGAAGAAGCTCTTATTCAGAGTAACTTACATTTTAGCTTATTTTTATACACCAGAAGGTTAAGGACCAgtaatggcagcttggtggaccagggattTGAGCTCAGcaggccaacaccttaaaccTTAAACCTAAGTCTACCACAGACTACAGAGCCTGAGCTTAGATTTCTGAACACCCAGATCAAATATGTTCAACTagcaatgtttattttattactacctttttgaaaaactaaaaacttgtaagaatatttattatatattttgaatgATGAATTGAGAAATATGATGgttattaaacacacaataatgctataattattaattaatatttgtgaatattataaatagtgtatccaaatatacaaatttaatttctagagtttttttttttataaagctttacaaaatttttgtaaaatatactAACCATCATTTCTTTGCctttaatgtgaaaaaaattgtGATGGTTCAacactgtaattttttttttacctgaagtGTAATTGGGAATCgtttcaaaagaaataaaacccaGAATGTGGAATAGTTTTATACTCCCCACTATTCTGTACACTATTCTGTGttaaataacactataacaTTAGACTTGTATTATGTAGGACATCTGTGGTACAATCTATAAAATAGCTTCTATAGAAATAACATATTAAAACAAGCTGCCCAGTGAAAGAAATGATGAATATTCAGTGCTGTGGAATAAGGTGTAATAATCACTCGTTCTTGTAAGTTTTGGCACATGAAACTTTTATCATCATAACTGCAAATTTATAAAACATCCAAAAGTAACACTTTTACGAATGTCTTTTTTTCTacagtttctgtttattttaaacttattcAATATCCGATACATACTTTAGTATATTGCAAAGGCAAGAGCTTTGGAGAGTACGAGATGGACTGGGAGACAACGTTTGGAAACAGAattcatacatatatatatatatatatatatatatatatatatatatatatatatatatatatatatatatatatatgtgtgtatatgtaatgATTTTACATCACAATAGACAAATGAAGGTGTTTATAAGCGTTTATAAGCGGTATATAATGAGATACAGAGTGACTTATCACAAGAGAAATATCATGTAATGTATTCAGTGCTGAACTGGTAGCATTCTCTAATTTATAGAGCTTTAGTGCAAGGCAAAGCTAAAACGtctgacagtgacagtaaaatACAATGATTACTCATTATCTACTACATATAACACTGCAatctatttgttattattactatttagcaTTGCAAACCAAGAATACAATTAATTGGAATaggaaaaaggaggaaaaagaggATTTACATTCCTGAATATTTAGATTTGTACGGAAATAGAAAACTGTCAAGCAATTCTCAATGGATTTTATCATCTTCCTTGATCTGTCTATTCTTTCCTTCAATCTCTTCTTGCATCTTCATGCTAGAATTCAAAAAATCTCTCCAGATTCCAGACAGGAAAGTCTATATTTCagactttctctctgtctccatgcACTCTTCATTCACTTTCTGTATCACCATGTTGTCATTTAGTCCTTCAACAATTTTCCCCTCTTTTGGACTTTGCTCTGACTCTTCTTGCTCTACCTTTCCATTTCtctttgtttcttctttgtTCTGTTCTTTGTTTCTCATCAGTTCATTCACTGGATCATCAAGATTCTCTAGTTCATTGTTGATCTTTTTCTCAATCCCTCCAATCGAAGCTAGTGTCTTCAGATAAACCTCACTACTGTAGAAGTCCTTTACGTTTCCACCTTCCCTGTTATCTATCTTCTCCAGCAGATACTCTAAGTCCTGAGGACCAACTTTGTTGTCCTTTGTCATGAGAAAGTCACACTCGTACTCACATTTCTGTACAAGTGTCTGGACCTCCTGGTCTCCTGATTGGATAAACTCCTCAATCTTCATCTTCAGAGGTTCATTACTAACACTGAATATGATCATGGTGTGTTTCCAGAACCTCTCTACAAAGATCTCTTccatctttaaaaaagtaacttttAAATCCTCTACAATAACTTTGTTGTCTTCTGAAAGCTTTACAGGTATTATCAGGATCAAGGCATGGGGTCCGGGCTTAGACAAATTGATAGCTTCTTGGACATCCTTTCTTATTTTCTCCTGAGAGAGTTCAGCTGAGAAAAAGTCAGGGGTCTCCACAACAGTCACCTTTCTCCCAGCCACCTCCTCCTTCATGCTCTCAGTCTTGTGGATGACAGTGAAATCAGCTATAGGTTCATCAGTCTGGTTCATCTCGTCTCTCCCTAGGATGATGTTTTTTGATGAAGTTTTACAAGCATTTCTACCTAATAACAAATTCCTCTGAACAGAATCTGTAAAATAAAGAGTTTTCAAGAAATTGCATGCAGTGTAATGAGGATTTGGAGGCTTGTTGCAGGCTAATAGTTGCAGGTAGGGACTTCTTAAACTAGAAAATTACATTCATGTACCTTAATAATTTTTGTATTAACTTAAGCATAGATTTAGAAAATACATCACAGAATTATGAATATGAACTCTCTATTAACACTTCAGATGAATGTTATTAACATTATAGATTAACCCTTTTTCATGATATTAAATTTTGGATTAAACTTGTTTAGGTCACCTGACTAGTCAAACAGAattctatatatttaaataaagttggATTGTAACtgcacaaaatataaaaaaaattatggacATCTTCTTCATGGAACATAGGAAACATGGAAAAACCACTGCTTACCTAtctcatttgtttttggatCATTACTTTGGCTTTGGACCTACAGTACAGAAAATATGGCAGACTGGTTATTGTCTAAaagctaaattaaaatttaagcCAGAGAACCTACTGTATTACTTGATTACTATTGTCAATCAACTGCAAAATTTTACATCGTTGCCTAATACAATGACTTAAGAATGAAGTTTAAATCAGTATGTTTTCAGAATGGTAAATAGTATCTTTACTTATCTTCCCTTTAGTGCCATCTAGTTGTGCTAATATTTCAGTATATTGTATTAGTACAATATCAAAGCAAAGCGTTTTACCTCACTGCCATGAGAAAACCAATTCGAAGGATTTAAGTAATACAAATAAGTCCGCATGactccaaaaagaaaaaacacaacatatcAGTAACGCATGCTGTAAAACTTCACTTTTTCAAAACACTCAATGCTTTGAATTTCCCTCACTGAGATTTCGATGCTTTTAAAGATgaacacacaaaatacattgTGCACTTTTTCATTGTACAGATTTCAGAGATTCTCACATTCTCCCACTAGCTAAACCGTATATTTTTGCATCATAACTTAAATGATTGCACACGTGgttataattcattataaatgtTCTCCTGAGCAGGTTCAGCTGAGAAAAAGTCAGGGGTCTCCACAACAGTCGCCTTTCTCCCAGCCACCTCCACCTCCATGCTCTCATTCTCCTGGTTTGCAGTGAAATCAGCTGAAGATGCATCAGCCTGGTTCATCTTCTCTCCCGCAGGGACAATGTTTTTTGATGGACTTTTCCAAGCGTCATTTCTCCCTAATACCAAAACATGGGGATTGGGGGCTTCATAATAGTTGCCGGTATGGACATCTTAAACTACAAATTTACATTCATGGacattaataatgtttttattaacttcagcatagatttataaaataaatcacagaattaTGAATATGATCTCTATATTAACACTTCAGACGAATGTTAATGACATTATAGATTAACCCTTTTGTCATGCTTTTAAATTTTGGATTAAACATGTATAGGTCACCTGACCAGTCAAACAGAAttctatacatttaaataaagttgtATTGTAACTgcacaaaatataataaataaataaataaataaataaataaataaataaatatcatgggAAAACCACTGCATacctttctcatttttttcttgatCTTGTTTCTTTTCTGTCCCTTTTTCATGCTGGCTTTGGTCCTACAAAAATGTGGCAGATTAGTTATTgtctaaaatttaaatttaaagcacAGAGCCAAGAAAATGCTTTTGCACTGTCACATTAtcttgtgattattattattactattgtcaATCAACTGCAAAAGTTTTACATTGTTGCCAAATACAATGACTTATGGATAATGTTTAAGTCTGTATGTTTTCAGAATGATAATTAGTATCTTTAATTTTCCTCCATTTAGTGCCATCTAGTTTCgttaatatttcaatatattgTATTAGTACAATATGAAAGTCAAAAATATTTACCTTACTGCCATGAGAAAACCAATTAAAAGGATTTAAGTAGTACAAATAAGTCCCACATGACtcctaaaaaaaaccccacaacatATCAGTAACGCATGCTGTAAAACTTAACTTTTCCAAAACACTCAATGCTTTGAATTTCCCTCACTGAGATTTCAATGCTTTTAAATGTgaacacacaaaatacattgTGCACATGTTCATTGTACAGATTTCAGAGATTCTCACATTCTCCCACTAGCTAAACCGTATATTTTTGCATCATAACTTGTCAATGATTGCACACGTGGATAGAATGTTGTAAAATGTAGCTATGACTATATCTACTAAGAACTATTTCATATTCTTAAGAAAATGGAAAAGTAAACATTGTTCATTATAAGTGCTGTAAGCAATTGTGGGGAAAAATAAATTGggtttttgtactgtatgttggaggcataaagtaaataatgttcaAAGTAGTAATTTAACAACTACCTTGGGTTTTATAATGCTTAGGATTTTTGCCAGTGATTCAGCATTTTTTGTACACTGAAGTAATCCTTGATCTTCATGGAACAGACAGTCTACTGTGAGTGAATTCTTCCTTTTTACAGCTCTGCTGCTGTCTGGTACAACATAATCTTTATCAAACGTGTGATGGAGCACCACTAGAACAGCAGGTTTGGAACCTAAAGAAAACATTGTATTCAGTGGAGTGATTTATACCATAGTGCATCACACCACcatgtcactgattattttatttatgctttatatATGTTAATACCTGCAAGATCCTGAAGCTTTTTCAATGCCGCTTCAATGTCGGTTCCAGCTCGTGACGCAATAGGACAGAAAACCAGAACGTAATCGCACTCAGCTACATTTTTCACCTCCTGCAGATctggtttttgttgtttaagATGTTCCATGAATTTCTTATCAACATTTAATGTATTTCCAGTGACAAGAACAAAAACCTTATTTCCTAAAAAGATGTCTGTCATCTTTTCTGTAAACAAAAATAGGAATTAGCCATTAGTAATAATTATTAAGATATAAACCACTACTCATATTTTTGAGTATCACATGTCAATGTTACCCCTTTGATATATTACCTGGTTCTACTTCCATGTCATCTGCACTGGCAGCGAGTGTTCCATCTGGAAAACCAAATAGTCTTTATCAAAGTAAGTCCTACATTGTTTTTCTTATAATGTATGTGTAGTGTCCTGAAAAAACCATCACATGGTGAAACTCTGACTTTACAACACTATATATTGCCAAAAGAATTTGATGACCTGACCCTCACACCCAAGTCCACTTCTCTGCTATAAAAGCTTCCACTTGTTTGCTTCCTATTAGATTTTGGATTGTGGCTGTGGGACATTCTTATTGAGCCACACGAGAACAAGTGAGGtcactgatgttgggtgagaagGTTCGTAGTcgacattttatttcagcacaACAGTGTGAGAAATGTATACATACAAGTGTGATTTTAGTTTTACTTTCATTTCTGAAAGGAAATATGATTCTCTCCATCCATTTTGTGTAGCTCTTTTCCTACATAGAGAGCTAGGAACTTATCCCGGGGGACTTGGGGCACAACCCATGGCAggacacaatcatacacacatactgtaaaagaCAATTTTGAGATGCAGGACAGGAACAAATCAATAACCCTTAGCTACAAGcctgtatatactgtacgtaCCTAACTTTACCATGGAATCTATGTCTATCTGTAAACTCACCTTTATTCATTGTCTATGTTTTTATATCTGTGGTATTTTTTGTCATGAATACAAGAATCATATGTATTatacatgtttttatataataaatacatgctGTATCTTCTTACCACTTTTTCTAACTATAAACCAGTTCCaattcagtctgtctgtgaaaTTTTGTTTCCTGTACATTATACTGCCTTGGAGACAAACATTTGTACAGCAGAAAGTCTGTTATCATGGTTCAacataataatcattatttcctttcatttcttttgtacatgtatatgttgGTTTAAATAATTTCCTCATAGAAAGCagcatataaaaacaaataaaatctgtaaaacacATGAAGAAGACATTAGTTTTGAACTCTTACCAGAggctttttgttcattttgcacGTCACCATTCCCGATATTCTGAGGGGCATTTTGACTTTCAGAAGCTTTGTCAGATTCTCTACTGGACTGTCCAATCTTCATGTTATCtgtttgctaaaaaaaagtaagcacgtgacatacatataaatatatacacacagagttTTATCTCAATATGCAACCAATATAAAGTACTGTATTTACAGAGCTTATCAGTAACAAGCATGCTTTAAAACTTCACGTTTCCAAATGACTCAATGCTTTGAATTTCCCACACTGAGATTTCAATGCTTTTAAAGGTgaacacacaaaatacattgTGCACATGATCACTGTGCAGATTTCAGAGATTCTCACATTCTCCCACTAGCtaaactgtatatttttccATTATAACTTGTCAATGATTGCACACGTGGACAGAATGTTGTAAAATGTAGCTATGACTACCACCAAATAAACAAGCGCAAgacaaattcaaattttttatGGTACTTTTGGTACATTTCTTAGTAATATAGAAAAGTAAACATTGTTCATTATAAATGCTGTAAGCATTTAGGGGGGAAAACATTTCATGAATAATCATTTCATGGGTTCTTTGTATATTAGAAACATAAAGTAAATATTGTTCAAATAATAAgtaatttaaaagtaaaagtaatttaACATCTACCTCAGGTTTTATAATGCTTAGAATTTTCCCCAGTGATTCAGCATTTCTTGTACACTGAAATAATCCTTGATCTTCATGGAACAGACAGTCTACTGTGAGTGAATTCTTCCTTTTTACAGCTCTGCTGCTGTCTGGTACAACACAATCTTTATCAAACGTGTGATGGAGCACCACTAGAACAGCAGGTTTGGAACCTAAAGAAAACATTGTATTCAGTGGAGTGATTTATACCATAGTGCATCACACCACcatgtcactgattattttatttatgctttatatATGTTAATACCTGCAATATCCTGAAGCTTTTTCAATGCCGCTTTAATGTCGGTTCCAGCTCGTGACGCAATAGGACAGAAAACCAGAACGTAATCGCACTCAGCTACATTTTTCACCTCCTGCAGATctggtttttgttgtttaagATGTTCCATGAATCTCTTATGAACATTTAATGTATTTCCAGTGACAAGAACAAAAACCTTATTTCCTAAAAATATGTCTTTCATCTTTTCTGTAAACAAAAataggaattattattattaggaacATAATCATACCAATtttgagatgccaatcagcctacaatgcttGCAAACCGGATTACCCAGAGGAACTCATGGGGGAGAATATTCAGGACAGGAATCAGATCCATAATCATGAGCTACAAGCCTGGTTGGATGGAATGGATGGAAGTCTCCTAtacttctgtgtttgttttgcctAACTGAGGTCTGTCTTTATACCCATGTTGATTATCACATTCCTCTTCCTGTGTCTCAGGCTCAGTTGGATTAGACTATTCCATGCCAGACTCTTGGTTTTCAGTAACATTTtatctgcttcatgaagattgtTTGAATAACTCTGTACAGCTCCATGCCTTGAATCATCTGATTTTTCCAAAATTAATTCTTTATTCTTCTCCACGTTTTTAATCTCTCTTCCTCCACTTCTAGTTGTGATTCCTGTATCTGTGTATAATCCAAAACCGGCTGCTGATGTCCCTCATATGAAGATCTATTTTTCTCTAATTTACTATTTGTAGCTTTAGATATGGTGCCTTTTTGCTTGGTGAGATGTTCATTGTTTTTCAAGTCTATGTTTTCATTCCCTTGCTTTTGATTGCCTCTACCTGTTGGTGTTCCATTTCCTCTGATTTCCTGTCTAAGTCCAGATAATGTTTTGTCTTATGGAATTTTCCATTCCCTTTAAAAAAGCATAAACGTATGCGAGACACACTAATAGCCAaacagacatagagacagactgatagattTAATCAATAAAGCAATCAATCACACTCACCTGTGTttgcatcttcttcttcttcttcttcttcttcttcttcttcttcttcttcttcttcttcttcttcgtcttcttcttctttttcttttttctcctgtaAAAATAGTAAAGGACATTAGGTTACATTTGTGTCTAGTTCCCTTCTaacttctgttttcttccaGTTAATTTTTTACCTGTTTTAATTGTGTGCCCTGTCTCTGGCTGACTTTTAACACCTTAATTGTTTTGTCCAGTTCAGCTCTTGTCTGTTTGAgctgtttctccttctcttccagTGTCTTGTCCTTCTTCAGAAGCTCTTTGTCTCTTCCCAttagctgtgtctctctctcagttagaagactctctttctctttaagctgttgttttatttctgctaACTCGGATTTCTGTTGCTCCACTACGATCATCATGTCCTGTAGTTGCCTCTGCTTGTCCTGCAGCTCTTGTCCCAGTGTGTCCAGTTTATTTGTACTGGTTTCCAGTTCTTTCACCACACTCACCACTTGTCTCTCTTTGTCCTTTAATTGTGTCTGATTCTTTTCTAACGTAATATTTGATTTTCTCAATTCTTCTCTTACTTCACTGTgctgtttctccttctcttctagTGTCTTGTCCTTCttctgaaatgtttctgtattttctgtcagaagtctgtctttctccttAAGCTGTTTGTCTCTTCTCAttagctgtgtctctctctcagttagaagtctgtctttctcttgaagttgttttttttctgttacctcatatttctgctgtgtttctttctccttcagcagtttgttcagattctctagttgtgtgtttttctcctccACGTGTCGATGACTGTCTTGTAACACCTTAATTGTTTTGTCCAGTTCAGCTCTTGTCTGTTTGAGCTCTGTCTCCCCTTCCAGTGTCTTGTCTTTCTgctgaagtgtttgtgtattttctgtcagacgtctgtctttctcttcaaGCTGTTGGTTTTTTTCTGCTAACTCAGATTTCTGTTGCTCCACTATGATCATTGTGTCCTGTAGTTGTCTCTGCTTGTCCTGCAGCTCCTGTCCCAGTGTGTCCAATTTATTTGTACTGGTTTCCATTTCTTTCACTGCACTCTCCAAAAAGCAGAAGAcgtaaatttacaaataattacaT includes the following:
- the LOC113641477 gene encoding myosin heavy chain, fast skeletal muscle-like isoform X2, translated to MASVREQGSPLQLGMLYDCRNDSIVPDLKFKLILSGKTLNSHEDFITRLNQRVHLKEVNTEDECDFILFFCPIVSRPGTDIEAAMKSVHHISDTKPVVLVVLHHTFNTECVVPDSIKCVNRKNMIAVDCLFYEDTGLLQCVKNNESLEKTSQYLSAVKEMETSTNKLDTLGQELQDKQRQLQDTMIIVEQQKSELAEKNQQLEEKDRRLTENTQTLQQKDKTLEGETELKQTRAELDKTIKVLQDSHRHVEEKNTQLENLNKLLKEKETQQKYEVTEKKQLQEKDRLLTERETQLMRRDKQLKEKDRLLTENTETFQKKDKTLEEKEKQHSEVREELRKSNITLEKNQTQLKDKERQVVSVVKELETSTNKLDTLGQELQDKQRQLQDMMIVVEQQKSELAEIKQQLKEKESLLTERETQLMGRDKELLKKDKTLEEKEKQLKQTRAELDKTIKVLKVSQRQGTQLKQEKKEKEEEDEEEEEEEEEEEEEEEEEEEDANTEKMKDIFLGNKVFVLVTGNTLNVHKRFMEHLKQQKPDLQEVKNVAECDYVLVFCPIASRAGTDIKAALKKLQDIAGSKPAVLVVLHHTFDKDCVVPDSSRAVKRKNSLTVDCLFHEDQGLFQCTRNAESLGKILSIIKPEQTDNMKIGQSSRESDKASESQNAPQNIGNGDVQNEQKASDGTLAASADDMEVEPEKMTDIFLGNKVFVLVTGNTLNVDKKFMEHLKQQKPDLQEVKNVAECDYVLVFCPIASRAGTDIEAALKKLQDLAGSKPAVLVVLHHTFDKDYVVPDSSRAVKRKNSLTVDCLFHEDQGLLQCTKNAESLAKILSIIKPKDQSQHEKGTEKKQDQEKNEKGRNDAWKSPSKNIVPAGEKMNQADASSADFTANQENESMEVEVAGRKATVVETPDFFSAEPAQENIYNEL
- the LOC113641477 gene encoding myosin heavy chain, fast skeletal muscle-like isoform X1 — its product is MASVREQGSPLQLGMLYDCRNDSIVPDLKFKLILSGKTLNSHEDFITRLNQRVHLKEVNTEDECDFILFFCPIVSRPGTDIEAAMKSVHHISDTKPVVLVVLHHTFNTECVVPDSIKCVNRKNMIAVDCLFYEDTGLLQCVKNNESLEKTSQYLSAVKEMETSTNKLDTLGQELQDKQRQLQDTMIIVEQQKSELAEKNQQLEEKDRRLTENTQTLQQKDKTLEGETELKQTRAELDKTIKVLQDSHRHVEEKNTQLENLNKLLKEKETQQKYEVTEKKQLQEKDRLLTERETQLMRRDKQLKEKDRLLTENTETFQKKDKTLEEKEKQHSEVREELRKSNITLEKNQTQLKDKERQVVSVVKELETSTNKLDTLGQELQDKQRQLQDMMIVVEQQKSELAEIKQQLKEKESLLTERETQLMGRDKELLKKDKTLEEKEKQLKQTRAELDKTIKVLKVSQRQGTQLKQEKKEKEEEDEEEEEEEEEEEEEEEEEEEDANTEKMKDIFLGNKVFVLVTGNTLNVHKRFMEHLKQQKPDLQEVKNVAECDYVLVFCPIASRAGTDIKAALKKLQDIAGSKPAVLVVLHHTFDKDCVVPDSSRAVKRKNSLTVDCLFHEDQGLFQCTRNAESLGKILSIIKPEQTDNMKIGQSSRESDKASESQNAPQNIGNGDVQNEQKASDGTLAASADDMEVEPEKMTDIFLGNKVFVLVTGNTLNVDKKFMEHLKQQKPDLQEVKNVAECDYVLVFCPIASRAGTDIEAALKKLQDLAGSKPAVLVVLHHTFDKDYVVPDSSRAVKRKNSLTVDCLFHEDQGLLQCTKNAESLAKILSIIKPKESCGTYLYYLNPFNWFSHGSKDQSQHEKGTEKKQDQEKNEKGRNDAWKSPSKNIVPAGEKMNQADASSADFTANQENESMEVEVAGRKATVVETPDFFSAEPAQENIYNEL
- the LOC125138373 gene encoding GTPase IMAP family member 6-like, with product MNQTDEPIADFTVIHKTESMKEEVAGRKVTVVETPDFFSAELSQEKIRKDVQEAINLSKPGPHALILIIPVKLSEDNKVIVEDLKVTFLKMEEIFVERFWKHTMIIFSVSNEPLKMKIEEFIQSGDQEVQTLVQKCEYECDFLMTKDNKVGPQDLEYLLEKIDNREGGNVKDFYSSEVYLKTLASIGGIEKKINNELENLDDPVNELMRNKEQNKEETKRNGKVEQEESEQSPKEGKIVEGLNDNMVIQKVNEECMETERKSEI
- the LOC113641477 gene encoding polyamine-modulated factor 1-binding protein 1-like isoform X3 is translated as METSTNKLDTLGQELQDKQRQLQDTMIIVEQQKSELAEKNQQLEEKDRRLTENTQTLQQKDKTLEGETELKQTRAELDKTIKVLQDSHRHVEEKNTQLENLNKLLKEKETQQKYEVTEKKQLQEKDRLLTERETQLMRRDKQLKEKDRLLTENTETFQKKDKTLEEKEKQHSEVREELRKSNITLEKNQTQLKDKERQVVSVVKELETSTNKLDTLGQELQDKQRQLQDMMIVVEQQKSELAEIKQQLKEKESLLTERETQLMGRDKELLKKDKTLEEKEKQLKQTRAELDKTIKVLKVSQRQGTQLKQEKKEKEEEDEEEEEEEEEEEEEEEEEEEDANTEKMKDIFLGNKVFVLVTGNTLNVHKRFMEHLKQQKPDLQEVKNVAECDYVLVFCPIASRAGTDIKAALKKLQDIAGSKPAVLVVLHHTFDKDCVVPDSSRAVKRKNSLTVDCLFHEDQGLFQCTRNAESLGKILSIIKPEQTDNMKIGQSSRESDKASESQNAPQNIGNGDVQNEQKASDGTLAASADDMEVEPEKMTDIFLGNKVFVLVTGNTLNVDKKFMEHLKQQKPDLQEVKNVAECDYVLVFCPIASRAGTDIEAALKKLQDLAGSKPAVLVVLHHTFDKDYVVPDSSRAVKRKNSLTVDCLFHEDQGLLQCTKNAESLAKILSIIKPKESCGTYLYYLNPFNWFSHGSKDQSQHEKGTEKKQDQEKNEKGRNDAWKSPSKNIVPAGEKMNQADASSADFTANQENESMEVEVAGRKATVVETPDFFSAEPAQENIYNEL